The Caulobacter sp. FWC26 genome contains a region encoding:
- a CDS encoding TonB-dependent receptor: MSFARKLAAGAAFGALSFAFAAPAVHAQQTTAAVRGVTVDDKGAPIAGATVTVTHVPSGTDQVVVTNEAGAFDARGLRVGGPYKVTATGQGFASQTLGDLFLNVGDAQRVRLTLVPASEVSEIVITAAKAATTSQLANVGSRTTLGRDQIDAVVSVKRDIRDIGRRDPLANLDFVARGTGPSGGLYIAGSAPRANRITIDGVRSADSYGLNTGGLSTNRGPISFEALEQVAIQAVPFDVEDGDFTGGALNLIMRSGGNDFHGSLFSNERTTRLVGNKLPIVGFTNNDVLQAPLSGFRKVKNQIAETNYGFFLSGPIIKDRLFFAASYEKFSSSDTTGVGPIGGGFANTFNRIPGVSTGTGASQADIDAVLANWSGYAASSMLKPGSVALVEPILDEKSSIKIDYNITDKHRLSATYRHAFSSVWKRSPSATAISLDTNWYVQPENEDNYALQLNSRWSPTLATEARVAFRGYQRGQLPPVGQGFANVSICTDSAFGTGAAFSCSSGVPSINFGPDQFRQANVLKTKDTSGSFVANYTGFDNHQIKLGYQYRGMEIYNLFLQAARGVYYFDSVAEFQAGQANQLSYGNSLTGTATDAAAVLDYKVHSLLAQDTWDVTDALTVNFGVRWDHYAADKKPTLNSNFINRYGYSNQTTYDGIDVVMPRVSAKYNSDWFELSGGFGLVSGGLPDVFLGNSYGGTTGALTNSFAIRRTTNGTLSTADDTFVDTATNQAIDPSIGNALLTINKASPSFITSPAAVAQTLLTADSASRRNAYTNSLAPGFKMPADWKTNLSFKTTQFGIDWGVDAVASWSEVNVAFRDARARRLTVNGVQQYTPDGRARYDGLVIPGANAAAINVNRAALGLPVVANADLANLGLFGDIQAYNPSTKNWTRTLALSARRNIFGVDTWAAYTWQYGHQYGGISEFGTTAGGNSTSGNYYADQGFDLDPNAAAEGKSNNLIRNSLKVNLSYKLELRPGWVSRFTLFGERRDGRPISFLMTDPAGGRNPTFGVSRDDALAYIPNLNSPDAANPLKFVSASGTTVFFDSQASVDKLKALVNQFGLPMGKIVPRGFGKNPSVDRIDFQYAQEIPSPIRGHSLLFTVDIQNLGNLLDKKWGVVKEYTNSRSGGVVVNAQCAKADGTAAGSADPTCVAYRYSYTTASPASLAVPTVDQAASLWSVGMGLKYRF, encoded by the coding sequence ATGTCTTTCGCTCGCAAGCTCGCCGCGGGAGCGGCGTTCGGCGCGTTGTCGTTCGCCTTCGCCGCGCCGGCTGTCCACGCCCAACAAACCACCGCCGCCGTGCGCGGCGTCACCGTTGACGACAAGGGCGCGCCGATCGCCGGCGCGACGGTCACGGTCACCCACGTCCCCAGCGGCACCGACCAGGTGGTCGTCACCAACGAGGCCGGCGCATTCGACGCGCGCGGTCTGCGCGTGGGCGGTCCCTACAAGGTCACCGCCACCGGCCAGGGCTTCGCGTCGCAGACGCTGGGCGACCTGTTCCTGAACGTCGGCGACGCCCAGCGCGTCCGCCTGACCCTGGTTCCGGCCAGCGAAGTGTCGGAAATCGTCATCACCGCCGCCAAGGCCGCCACCACCAGCCAGCTGGCCAATGTCGGCTCGCGCACCACCCTGGGCCGCGACCAGATCGACGCCGTCGTGTCGGTCAAGCGCGACATCCGCGACATCGGCCGCCGCGACCCGCTGGCCAATCTCGACTTCGTGGCCCGCGGCACCGGTCCGTCGGGCGGCCTTTACATCGCCGGCTCGGCGCCGCGCGCCAACCGCATCACCATCGACGGCGTGCGCTCGGCCGACAGCTACGGCCTGAACACCGGCGGCCTGTCGACCAACCGCGGCCCGATCTCGTTCGAGGCGCTGGAACAGGTCGCGATCCAGGCCGTGCCGTTCGACGTCGAAGACGGCGATTTCACCGGCGGCGCGCTGAACCTGATCATGCGCTCGGGCGGCAACGACTTCCACGGCTCGCTGTTCTCCAACGAGCGCACCACCCGCCTGGTCGGCAACAAGCTGCCGATCGTCGGCTTCACCAACAACGACGTGCTCCAGGCGCCGCTGAGCGGCTTCCGGAAGGTGAAGAACCAGATCGCCGAGACCAACTACGGCTTCTTCCTCTCGGGTCCGATCATTAAGGACCGCCTGTTCTTCGCGGCCTCGTACGAGAAGTTCTCCAGCTCCGACACCACGGGCGTTGGTCCGATCGGCGGCGGGTTCGCCAACACCTTCAACCGCATCCCGGGCGTCTCGACCGGTACGGGCGCCAGCCAGGCCGACATCGACGCGGTGCTGGCCAATTGGAGCGGCTATGCGGCCTCGTCGATGCTGAAGCCAGGCTCGGTGGCGCTGGTCGAACCGATCCTCGACGAGAAGTCGTCGATCAAGATCGACTACAACATCACCGACAAGCACCGCCTGTCGGCCACCTATCGCCACGCCTTCAGCTCGGTTTGGAAGCGCAGCCCCTCGGCCACCGCGATCAGCCTGGACACCAACTGGTACGTCCAGCCCGAGAACGAGGACAACTACGCCCTGCAGCTGAACTCGCGCTGGAGCCCGACCCTGGCGACCGAGGCGCGCGTGGCGTTCCGCGGCTATCAGCGCGGCCAGCTGCCGCCGGTGGGCCAGGGCTTTGCCAACGTCTCGATCTGCACCGACTCGGCTTTCGGCACCGGCGCGGCCTTCTCGTGCTCGTCGGGCGTGCCGTCGATCAACTTCGGCCCCGACCAGTTCCGCCAGGCCAACGTTCTGAAGACCAAGGACACCTCGGGCTCGTTCGTCGCCAACTACACCGGCTTCGACAACCACCAGATCAAGCTGGGCTACCAGTATCGCGGGATGGAGATCTACAATCTCTTCCTGCAGGCGGCGCGCGGCGTCTACTACTTCGACAGCGTCGCCGAGTTCCAGGCGGGTCAGGCCAACCAGCTGTCGTACGGCAACTCGCTGACCGGCACGGCCACCGACGCTGCGGCGGTGCTGGACTACAAGGTCCACTCGCTGCTGGCTCAGGACACCTGGGACGTCACCGACGCCCTCACGGTGAACTTCGGGGTTCGCTGGGACCACTACGCCGCCGACAAGAAACCGACGCTCAACAGCAACTTCATCAACCGCTACGGCTATTCCAACCAGACCACCTATGACGGCATCGACGTGGTGATGCCGCGCGTCTCGGCCAAGTACAACAGCGACTGGTTCGAGCTGTCGGGCGGCTTTGGCCTCGTGTCGGGCGGCCTGCCGGACGTTTTCCTGGGCAACAGCTACGGCGGCACCACCGGCGCCCTGACCAACAGCTTCGCGATCCGCCGCACCACCAACGGCACGCTCTCGACGGCCGACGACACCTTCGTCGACACCGCCACCAACCAAGCCATCGACCCGTCGATCGGCAACGCCCTGCTGACAATCAACAAGGCTTCGCCCTCGTTCATCACAAGCCCGGCAGCCGTGGCCCAGACCCTGCTGACGGCCGACAGCGCCAGCCGTCGCAACGCCTACACCAACTCGCTGGCCCCCGGCTTCAAGATGCCGGCCGACTGGAAGACCAACCTTTCGTTCAAGACCACCCAGTTCGGCATCGACTGGGGCGTTGACGCGGTGGCCAGCTGGTCGGAGGTCAATGTGGCGTTCCGCGACGCCCGCGCCCGTCGCCTGACCGTCAACGGCGTCCAGCAGTACACGCCGGACGGCCGCGCCCGTTACGACGGCCTGGTGATCCCCGGCGCCAACGCCGCGGCGATCAACGTCAACCGCGCAGCGTTGGGCCTGCCGGTCGTCGCCAACGCCGACCTGGCCAATCTGGGCCTGTTCGGCGACATCCAGGCCTACAACCCGTCGACCAAGAACTGGACGCGCACGCTCGCCCTGTCGGCCCGCCGCAACATCTTCGGCGTCGACACCTGGGCCGCCTACACCTGGCAGTACGGTCATCAGTACGGCGGCATCTCGGAGTTCGGCACCACCGCCGGGGGCAACTCCACGAGCGGCAACTACTATGCCGACCAGGGCTTTGACCTGGATCCGAACGCCGCCGCCGAGGGCAAGTCGAACAACCTGATCCGCAACTCGCTGAAGGTGAACCTGAGCTACAAGCTCGAGCTGCGTCCGGGCTGGGTGTCGCGCTTCACCCTGTTCGGCGAGCGTCGCGACGGTCGTCCGATCAGCTTCCTGATGACCGACCCGGCCGGCGGCCGTAACCCCACCTTCGGCGTGTCGCGCGACGACGCCCTGGCCTACATCCCGAACCTGAACAGCCCGGACGCGGCCAACCCGCTGAAGTTCGTGAGCGCGTCGGGCACGACGGTGTTCTTCGACAGCCAGGCCTCGGTCGACAAGCTCAAGGCTCTGGTCAACCAGTTCGGCCTGCCGATGGGCAAGATCGTGCCGCGCGGTTTCGGCAAGAACCCCAGCGTCGACCGCATCGACTTCCAGTACGCCCAGGAAATCCCCTCGCCGATCCGCGGCCACAGCCTGCTGTTCACGGTGGACATCCAGAACCTGGGCAACCTGCTCGACAAGAAGTGGGGCGTGGTCAAGGAGTACACCAACAGCCGCTCGGGCGGCGTGGTGGTCAACGCCCAATGCGCCAAGGCCGACGGGACGGCCGCCGGTTCGGCGGACCCGACCTGCGTGGCCTATCGCTACAGCTACACCACCGCCTCGCCGGCCAGCCTGGCCGTCCCGACGGTCGACCAGGCCGCCAGCCTGTGGTCGGTGGGCATGGGCCTGAAGTACCGCTTCTAG
- a CDS encoding aminotransferase: MVHPVFDNLSTTIFERMSGLARQHGAINLGQGFPDDQGPLPVREAAARALIEGSNQYPPMRGLPELRAAVASHYARTQDLTLDPDSEIVITSGATEALAAAFTSLISPGDEVVLFQPLYDAYLPLVRRAGGVPKLVRLSPPDWRFDRAMLEAAFSDRTRMVVLNSPLNPAGVVTPDEDLALLAEFCVRHGAVAVCDEVWEAVVFDGRRHRPLMSFPGMRERTVKIGSAGKLFGMTGWKVGFLCAAPPLAKALAAAHQFLTFTTPPNLQAGVAWGLEHHRAWFDEMPAALQRARDRLTEGLRAAGYVVLESQGTYFLNVDLAASGIALDDVTFCERCVTEHGVAAIPVSAFFAEDPVTSVVRLCFAKADATLDEAVQRLAAAKAALG, encoded by the coding sequence ATGGTCCACCCCGTCTTCGACAACCTGTCCACCACGATCTTCGAGCGCATGAGCGGCCTGGCCCGCCAGCACGGCGCCATCAATCTGGGGCAGGGCTTTCCCGACGATCAGGGCCCTCTGCCCGTTCGCGAAGCCGCCGCGCGGGCCCTGATCGAAGGCTCGAACCAGTATCCGCCGATGCGAGGTCTGCCCGAGTTGCGGGCCGCCGTCGCCAGCCACTATGCGCGCACGCAGGACCTGACCCTGGATCCCGACAGCGAGATCGTCATCACCTCCGGGGCCACCGAGGCCCTGGCGGCGGCGTTCACGTCGCTGATCTCGCCCGGCGACGAGGTGGTGCTGTTCCAGCCGCTCTATGACGCCTATCTGCCGCTGGTGCGTCGCGCGGGCGGCGTCCCGAAGCTGGTCCGGCTCTCACCGCCCGACTGGCGCTTCGACCGCGCCATGCTGGAGGCAGCGTTCTCGGACCGCACGCGAATGGTGGTGCTGAACAGCCCGCTGAACCCCGCCGGCGTGGTCACGCCCGATGAGGATCTGGCGCTGCTGGCCGAGTTCTGCGTTCGCCATGGCGCGGTGGCCGTCTGCGACGAGGTCTGGGAGGCCGTGGTCTTCGACGGGCGCCGCCATCGGCCGCTGATGAGTTTCCCCGGCATGCGCGAGCGCACGGTCAAGATCGGCTCGGCCGGCAAGCTGTTCGGCATGACCGGCTGGAAGGTCGGCTTCCTCTGCGCCGCCCCGCCGCTGGCCAAGGCCCTGGCGGCCGCCCACCAGTTCCTGACCTTCACCACCCCGCCCAACCTGCAGGCGGGCGTGGCCTGGGGCCTGGAGCACCACCGCGCCTGGTTCGACGAGATGCCGGCGGCCCTGCAACGCGCCCGCGACCGCCTGACCGAGGGCCTGCGCGCGGCCGGCTATGTCGTGCTGGAGAGCCAGGGCACCTATTTCCTGAACGTCGACCTCGCCGCCTCCGGGATCGCGCTGGACGACGTCACCTTCTGCGAGCGCTGCGTGACCGAGCACGGCGTCGCGGCCATTCCCGTCTCGGCCTTCTTCGCGGAAGATCCGGTGACCAGCGTGGTCCGCCTCTGCTTCGCCAAGGCCGACGCGACGCTGGACGAGGCGGTCCAGCGGCTAGCGGCGGCGAAGGCGGCGTTGGGGTGA